The Novosphingobium kaempferiae genome includes a window with the following:
- a CDS encoding electron transfer flavoprotein subunit beta/FixA family protein yields MKILVPVKRVIDYNVKPRVKADGTGVDLANVKMSMNPFDEIAVEEAIRLKEAGKAEEIIAISVGPTKAQETLRTALAMGADRAILVETDAEVEPLAVAKILKAIVGEENPGLVILGKQAIDDDSNQTGQMLAALTGRPQGTFASKVEIDGDSVAVTREVDGGLETVKLALPAIVTTDLRLNEPRYASLPNIMKAKKKQLDVKSPADYGVDIAPRLKTLKVAEPPVRVAGVKVADVDALVAKLKELGVA; encoded by the coding sequence ATGAAGATCCTCGTGCCCGTGAAGCGGGTCATCGACTATAACGTGAAGCCGCGGGTGAAAGCCGACGGCACCGGCGTCGACCTTGCCAACGTCAAGATGAGCATGAACCCCTTCGACGAAATCGCCGTCGAGGAAGCCATCCGCCTCAAGGAAGCGGGCAAGGCCGAGGAGATCATCGCGATCTCGGTCGGACCGACGAAGGCGCAGGAAACCCTGCGTACCGCGCTCGCCATGGGTGCCGACCGCGCGATCCTCGTCGAGACCGACGCTGAAGTGGAGCCGCTCGCCGTCGCCAAGATTCTCAAGGCGATCGTGGGTGAAGAGAACCCCGGCCTCGTGATCCTCGGCAAGCAGGCGATCGACGACGATTCGAACCAGACCGGGCAGATGCTCGCCGCGCTCACCGGCCGTCCGCAGGGCACGTTCGCCAGCAAGGTCGAGATCGACGGTGATTCGGTTGCCGTCACCCGCGAGGTCGACGGCGGTCTGGAGACGGTGAAGCTGGCGCTGCCCGCCATCGTCACCACGGACCTGCGCCTGAACGAGCCGCGCTACGCTTCGCTGCCCAACATCATGAAGGCGAAGAAGAAGCAGCTCGATGTGAAGTCGCCCGCCGACTACGGCGTCGACATCGCTCCGCGTCTCAAGACCCTCAAGGTCGCCGAGCCGCCCGTCCGTGTCGCAGGCGTCAAGGTCGCCGACGTCGACGCGCTCGTCGCCAAGCTCAAGGAACTGGGAGTAGCCTGA
- the sucC gene encoding ADP-forming succinate--CoA ligase subunit beta: MNIHEYQGKELLAKYGVGIPAGIAALTVEEAVAAAKQLPGPLYVVKAQIHAGGRGKGKFKELPADAKGGVRLAKSIEEVEAFAKEMLGNTLVTIQTGEAGKQVNRLYVTDGVDIDKEYYLSMLVDRKTGRVAMIVSTEGGMDIEEVAHNTPEKIATITIDPAEGFQAHHGRAVAFALKLTGDLNKQAQKLAKQLYTAFIAMDCDMVEINPLVESKGGELLVLDTKMSFDSNALARHPDIFALRDETEEDPAEIEASKYDLAYIKLDGDIGCMVNGAGLAMATMDIIKLNGMFPANFLDVGGGANKEKVTAAFKIILADPAVKGILVNIFGGIMKCDIIAEGIVAAAKEVNLSVPLVVRLEGTNVQQGKDILANSGLAIVPANDLGDAAKKIVAEVQAVA; this comes from the coding sequence ATGAACATCCACGAATATCAGGGCAAGGAACTGCTCGCAAAGTACGGCGTGGGCATCCCTGCCGGCATCGCCGCCCTCACGGTCGAAGAAGCGGTCGCCGCCGCGAAGCAGCTTCCCGGACCGCTCTACGTCGTCAAGGCGCAGATCCACGCGGGCGGCCGCGGCAAGGGCAAGTTCAAGGAACTGCCGGCCGACGCCAAGGGCGGCGTGCGCCTTGCCAAGTCGATCGAGGAAGTCGAGGCTTTCGCCAAGGAAATGCTCGGCAACACCCTCGTCACCATCCAGACCGGTGAAGCGGGCAAGCAGGTCAACCGTCTCTACGTGACCGACGGCGTCGACATCGACAAGGAATACTACCTGTCGATGCTCGTGGACCGCAAGACCGGCCGCGTCGCCATGATCGTCTCGACCGAGGGCGGCATGGACATCGAGGAAGTCGCCCACAACACGCCCGAGAAGATCGCCACGATCACCATCGATCCGGCTGAAGGCTTCCAGGCCCACCACGGCCGCGCCGTCGCCTTCGCGCTCAAGCTGACCGGCGACCTCAACAAGCAGGCCCAGAAGCTCGCCAAGCAGCTCTACACCGCGTTCATCGCGATGGATTGCGACATGGTCGAGATCAACCCGCTGGTCGAATCGAAGGGCGGCGAACTGCTCGTCCTCGACACCAAGATGAGCTTCGATTCGAACGCGCTCGCCCGTCACCCCGACATCTTCGCCCTGCGCGACGAGACCGAGGAAGACCCGGCCGAGATCGAAGCCTCGAAGTACGACCTCGCCTACATCAAGCTCGATGGCGACATCGGCTGCATGGTCAACGGCGCCGGCCTCGCCATGGCGACGATGGACATCATCAAGCTGAACGGCATGTTCCCGGCCAACTTCCTCGACGTCGGCGGCGGCGCCAACAAGGAGAAGGTGACCGCGGCGTTCAAGATCATTCTCGCGGACCCCGCCGTTAAGGGCATCCTCGTGAACATCTTCGGCGGCATCATGAAGTGCGACATCATCGCCGAGGGCATCGTTGCCGCGGCGAAGGAAGTGAACCTCTCGGTTCCGCTCGTCGTCCGCCTCGAAGGCACCAACGTCCAGCAGGGCAAGGACATCCTGGCCAACTCGGGCCTCGCGATCGTCCCCGCCAACGACCTGGGCGACGCCGCGAAGAAGATCGTCGCCGAGGTTCAGGCGGTCGCCTGA
- a CDS encoding 3'(2'),5'-bisphosphate nucleotidase CysQ has protein sequence MIDRERLEAIVREAGCIALAGWPGDGHTLESWEKTPGSPVCTSDLEVDAFLKQELGALLPAAGWLSEETADTHERQKHELVWLVDPIDGTRDYIRGRTGWAVSVALVNTRRPLLGYLYAPVRRRADGGEMWRAEAGKGAWLNDARLTASRREVLAGSRVPAQKLAAEDADLTLVDQPNSIALRMAMVAADEADLLATLRWGYEWDIAAAGLIAREAGATVTDAFGKPLNYNKHDPRAFGVLVSANGIHAAAVKRLAERAVRYSA, from the coding sequence ATGATTGACCGAGAGAGACTGGAAGCCATCGTTCGCGAGGCCGGATGCATCGCTCTGGCTGGATGGCCGGGCGACGGACACACGCTCGAATCGTGGGAGAAGACCCCCGGCAGTCCCGTCTGCACTTCCGATCTGGAGGTCGATGCATTTCTCAAGCAGGAACTCGGCGCGCTGCTGCCTGCGGCGGGCTGGCTCTCCGAAGAGACGGCCGACACGCACGAGCGGCAGAAACACGAACTGGTCTGGCTGGTCGATCCGATCGACGGCACGCGCGACTATATAAGGGGCCGTACCGGATGGGCGGTCTCGGTCGCGCTGGTGAACACGCGGCGACCGCTGCTCGGCTACCTCTACGCGCCGGTGCGCCGCCGCGCGGACGGGGGCGAGATGTGGCGCGCCGAGGCAGGCAAAGGGGCATGGCTCAATGACGCGCGGCTGACGGCGAGTCGTCGCGAGGTTCTGGCGGGGTCGCGAGTCCCGGCTCAGAAGCTCGCCGCAGAGGACGCAGACCTCACGCTGGTCGATCAGCCCAACTCGATCGCGCTGCGCATGGCGATGGTCGCGGCGGACGAGGCCGACCTGCTGGCGACGCTGCGCTGGGGCTACGAATGGGATATCGCCGCCGCTGGCCTCATCGCGCGAGAGGCGGGCGCGACGGTGACCGACGCCTTCGGCAAGCCGCTCAACTACAACAAGCACGACCCGCGCGCGTTCGGCGTATTGGTTTCCGCCAACGGCATTCACGCGGCGGCGGTGAAACGATTGGCAGAGCGGGCGGTGCGGTACTCGGCTTAG
- a CDS encoding DUF1570 domain-containing protein: MRFGILAAAFVAWLSAVPAHAAWLEASSDHFVIYANDTEKDVTRFAQQLERYHAGMALVLGQTAVKPSPSNRVTVYVVKNEREVRDLHGGDNKFVGGFYLPRAEGSLAIVPAVQAANGPVTWSMVVLLHEYAHHFQISANAMPMPRWFTEGSAEFFASSKFESDGSLWLGRPANHRAGELYYARDVKVADLLDPTDYDKRKHESYDAFYGKSWLLYHYLTFNDGRKGQFTRYITLLGEGKGQREAATEAFGDFNVLEKELDRYLAQRRMTALTLKPEGLKIGPVALRPLTAGEAAMMPVRIRSKRGVTDEEAKELLVEARSVAAKFPEDPAVLAALAESEYDAGNDKEAIAAADAAIKRDPAQTNAYVQKGYALFRKAEEAGGDYEARAAAYKAARAPFIALNRIENDHPLPLIYFYRSFVEQGDAPPPLAINGLIRAVQLAPFDLGVRMTLGSALVRLGRTEEARWALTPIANNPHRGGFADYAHRMIERMDKDPAWRGEDMDPPAEDEAAEDKVRVGPA; the protein is encoded by the coding sequence ATGCGTTTCGGAATCTTGGCGGCGGCATTCGTCGCCTGGCTGTCGGCGGTGCCGGCGCATGCGGCATGGCTGGAGGCGTCGAGCGATCACTTCGTGATCTATGCCAACGATACCGAAAAGGACGTCACGCGTTTCGCGCAGCAGCTCGAACGCTATCATGCGGGCATGGCGCTGGTCCTCGGCCAGACCGCAGTGAAGCCGAGCCCGTCCAACCGCGTCACCGTCTACGTCGTCAAGAACGAGCGGGAGGTGCGCGACCTGCATGGCGGCGACAACAAGTTCGTGGGCGGTTTCTATCTGCCGCGGGCGGAAGGCTCGCTGGCGATCGTGCCGGCGGTGCAGGCAGCCAACGGTCCGGTGACCTGGTCGATGGTGGTGCTGCTGCACGAATACGCGCACCACTTCCAGATCTCCGCCAACGCGATGCCGATGCCGCGCTGGTTCACGGAAGGCTCGGCGGAATTCTTCGCATCGAGCAAGTTCGAATCCGACGGCAGCCTCTGGCTGGGGCGGCCCGCCAATCATCGCGCGGGTGAACTCTATTACGCAAGGGATGTGAAGGTCGCAGACCTTCTCGACCCGACCGACTACGACAAGCGCAAGCACGAAAGCTACGATGCCTTCTACGGCAAGAGCTGGCTGCTTTACCACTACCTGACCTTCAATGACGGACGCAAAGGCCAGTTCACGCGCTACATCACCCTGCTCGGCGAAGGGAAGGGGCAGCGCGAGGCGGCGACCGAGGCTTTCGGCGACTTCAATGTGCTGGAGAAGGAACTCGATCGCTATCTGGCGCAGCGCCGGATGACGGCGCTCACCTTGAAGCCGGAGGGTCTCAAGATCGGCCCCGTCGCGCTGCGTCCGCTGACCGCCGGAGAGGCGGCGATGATGCCGGTGCGCATCCGTTCCAAGCGGGGCGTGACTGACGAGGAGGCGAAGGAACTGCTGGTCGAGGCGCGCTCGGTGGCCGCAAAGTTCCCGGAAGACCCTGCCGTTCTGGCCGCGCTGGCGGAGAGCGAATACGATGCGGGCAACGACAAGGAGGCCATCGCGGCGGCCGACGCGGCAATCAAGCGCGATCCCGCGCAGACCAATGCTTACGTCCAGAAGGGCTATGCGCTGTTCCGTAAGGCTGAGGAGGCGGGGGGTGACTATGAGGCCAGGGCTGCGGCCTACAAGGCGGCGCGCGCTCCGTTCATCGCGCTGAACCGCATCGAGAACGACCATCCGCTGCCGCTGATCTACTTCTACCGCAGCTTCGTCGAGCAGGGCGACGCTCCGCCGCCCCTGGCGATCAACGGGCTGATCCGTGCGGTGCAACTCGCACCGTTCGACCTCGGCGTGCGCATGACGCTGGGCAGCGCGCTTGTCCGTCTCGGCCGCACGGAAGAGGCGCGCTGGGCGCTTACGCCGATCGCCAACAACCCGCATCGTGGCGGCTTTGCCGACTATGCCCACCGCATGATCGAACGGATGGACAAGGATCCGGCCTGGCGGGGCGAAGACATGGATCCTCCGGCGGAGGATGAGGCTGCTGAGGACAAAGTCCGGGTCGGGCCTGCGTAG
- a CDS encoding OmpA family protein produces MKKSRLITSAAAVLAMVTVSACVTDPNTGERKVSRTAIGGAGGAGLGYLLGSVIGGKTARIVGAGIGGVAGGVVGYQMDKQIKELKEQTAGSGIDVTQQGDGILVNLPDVTFAVNSTVISPSFQTSLDKVAQSMIQYPNSLVDVYGHTDSTGSAAYNQDLSKRRADSVARYIISRGVSSSRIQTQGMGMNYPVADNNTPEGRALNRRVEIKITPVTTDDASAAK; encoded by the coding sequence ATGAAGAAGTCGCGCCTGATCACCTCGGCCGCCGCGGTCCTCGCGATGGTCACGGTTTCCGCATGCGTCACCGATCCGAACACCGGTGAGCGCAAGGTTTCACGCACGGCCATCGGCGGCGCGGGCGGCGCCGGGCTCGGCTATCTGCTGGGCAGCGTCATCGGCGGCAAGACCGCGCGCATCGTCGGCGCGGGCATCGGCGGCGTCGCGGGCGGCGTCGTCGGCTACCAGATGGACAAGCAGATCAAGGAGCTGAAGGAACAGACCGCCGGTTCGGGCATCGACGTCACCCAGCAGGGCGACGGCATCCTCGTGAACCTGCCGGACGTGACCTTCGCGGTGAACTCCACGGTCATCAGCCCTTCGTTCCAGACCTCGCTGGACAAGGTGGCGCAGTCGATGATCCAGTATCCCAACAGCCTCGTCGACGTCTACGGACACACAGATTCGACCGGATCGGCGGCGTACAACCAGGATCTGTCGAAGCGCCGCGCCGATTCGGTGGCGCGCTACATCATCAGCCGCGGCGTCTCGTCCTCGCGCATCCAGACGCAGGGCATGGGCATGAACTACCCGGTCGCGGACAACAACACGCCCGAAGGCCGCGCGCTCAACCGCCGCGTCGAGATCAAGATCACCCCCGTCACCACCGACGACGCCAGCGCGGCGAAGTAA
- a CDS encoding hemolysin family protein, whose protein sequence is MTPFPWTDVLIIIGLILLNGLFSMSELAIVSARTPRLKVSADKGSRAAQTAMDLAADPGRFLSTVQIGITLIGIIAGAYSGASLGQPVGDRLTLLGVPVRFASELGFALVIIATTYLSVVVGELVPKQLALRMAEPVALVMAQPMSWLSKIMGPFVWLLDRSSGLILRLFSIRSGDAERLTAEELQMIFAEATRTGVIEEEERAMMTGVMRLAERPVRELMTPRNQIDWIDADADETLLRAKIAASPHSLLPVVAGEGAPDNVVGILKVKEALAALVDGRSVDVRAMMRKAEVIPDQLDAMDALRKLQTAEVSMAVVHDEYGHLEGVVTPSDVLSALAGTFVSHQDEGDEPMVVEREDGSLLISGAMPADSLADRLAISLPEDRDFATVAGHVLHVLRKVPREGEHFTEQGWRFEVIDMDGLKIDKVLVSRAAEPGEDDGVSGDG, encoded by the coding sequence GTGACACCCTTTCCCTGGACCGACGTCCTCATCATCATCGGGCTGATTCTGCTGAACGGCCTGTTCTCGATGTCCGAACTGGCCATCGTCTCCGCGCGCACGCCGCGCCTCAAGGTCTCTGCCGACAAGGGCAGCCGGGCCGCGCAGACGGCGATGGACCTTGCCGCCGACCCCGGCCGCTTCCTCTCCACCGTGCAGATCGGCATCACCCTCATCGGCATCATCGCGGGCGCCTATTCGGGCGCGAGCCTGGGTCAGCCGGTGGGCGACCGCCTGACGCTGCTGGGCGTGCCGGTGCGTTTCGCCTCCGAACTCGGCTTCGCGCTCGTGATCATCGCCACGACATACCTGAGCGTCGTGGTCGGTGAGCTGGTGCCCAAGCAGCTGGCGCTGCGCATGGCCGAGCCGGTGGCGCTGGTGATGGCCCAGCCGATGAGCTGGCTGTCGAAGATCATGGGCCCGTTCGTCTGGCTGCTCGACCGTTCGTCGGGCCTGATCCTGCGCCTGTTCTCGATCCGCAGCGGCGACGCCGAGCGCCTCACCGCCGAGGAGCTCCAGATGATCTTCGCCGAGGCCACCCGCACCGGCGTGATCGAGGAGGAGGAGCGCGCGATGATGACCGGCGTCATGCGGCTTGCCGAACGCCCCGTCCGCGAACTCATGACCCCCCGCAACCAGATCGACTGGATCGACGCCGACGCCGACGAGACCCTGCTGCGCGCCAAGATCGCCGCCTCGCCGCACTCGCTGCTGCCCGTGGTCGCGGGCGAAGGCGCGCCGGACAATGTGGTCGGCATCCTCAAGGTCAAGGAAGCGCTCGCCGCGCTGGTGGATGGACGCTCGGTCGACGTGCGCGCGATGATGCGCAAGGCCGAGGTCATCCCCGACCAGCTCGACGCCATGGACGCGCTGCGCAAGCTGCAGACCGCCGAAGTCTCGATGGCGGTGGTCCATGATGAATATGGCCACCTCGAAGGCGTGGTCACGCCGTCAGACGTGCTTTCGGCGCTGGCAGGCACTTTCGTCTCGCACCAGGACGAAGGCGACGAGCCTATGGTGGTCGAGCGCGAAGACGGCTCTCTGCTGATCTCGGGCGCGATGCCCGCGGATTCGCTGGCGGACCGCCTCGCCATCTCGCTGCCCGAGGACCGCGACTTCGCGACCGTCGCAGGCCACGTCCTCCACGTCCTGCGCAAGGTGCCGCGCGAGGGCGAGCACTTCACCGAACAGGGCTGGCGCTTCGAGGTCATCGACATGGACGGCCTCAAGATCGACAAGGTGCTGGTGAGCCGCGCGGCCGAACCCGGCGAGGACGACGGCGTCAGCGGCGACGGCTAA
- a CDS encoding DUF3035 domain-containing protein, giving the protein MRMKKTGALVLVATGAVMLSACGSTGLFNRTRPDEFAVQRQTPLVVPPDFSLSPPKEGQPRPTDDSLQQQTLDALFGGPQARSDVEKSALNLAGTADPAIRSTVGDPKTYTVSKGQVTRAILAAPEGDGRDAQTAVGGA; this is encoded by the coding sequence ATGCGCATGAAGAAAACCGGTGCCCTCGTCCTCGTCGCTACGGGCGCCGTCATGCTGTCCGCTTGCGGCAGCACGGGCCTGTTCAACCGCACCCGCCCCGACGAATTCGCGGTGCAGCGCCAGACTCCGCTGGTGGTGCCGCCCGACTTCTCGCTGAGCCCGCCGAAGGAAGGCCAGCCGCGCCCGACCGACGATTCGCTCCAGCAGCAGACGCTCGACGCGCTGTTCGGCGGCCCGCAGGCCCGCAGCGACGTGGAGAAGTCGGCGCTGAACCTCGCGGGGACCGCCGACCCGGCGATCCGCTCGACCGTGGGCGATCCCAAGACCTACACCGTGTCCAAGGGCCAAGTGACGCGCGCGATCCTCGCTGCTCCCGAAGGCGACGGCCGCGACGCGCAGACCGCGGTCGGCGGCGCCTGA
- the lspA gene encoding signal peptidase II has protein sequence MNPWVKRVLGLVVALVVYAIDQGIKGWVVNDVQLDRIGQVYVLPFFNLTWTQNFGVSLGLFTAGSPEGRWALVAMTGAIAAFVFVWLLRERKLPEIAALGMVLGGALGNIRDRFGVGYVIDYADLHFGGFRPFLIFNLADAAITIGVLIILARSLFSREKPDAAAETAPIAD, from the coding sequence GTGAACCCCTGGGTGAAGCGCGTTCTCGGCCTCGTGGTCGCACTGGTGGTCTACGCGATCGACCAGGGCATCAAGGGCTGGGTGGTCAACGACGTGCAGCTCGACCGGATCGGCCAGGTCTACGTGCTGCCGTTCTTCAACCTGACCTGGACGCAGAACTTCGGCGTCTCGCTCGGCCTGTTCACCGCCGGATCGCCCGAGGGCCGCTGGGCGCTGGTGGCGATGACCGGCGCGATCGCGGCCTTCGTGTTCGTCTGGCTGCTGCGCGAGCGCAAGCTGCCCGAGATCGCCGCGCTCGGCATGGTGCTGGGCGGCGCGCTCGGCAACATCCGCGACCGCTTCGGCGTCGGTTACGTGATCGACTATGCCGACCTTCATTTCGGCGGCTTCCGCCCTTTCCTGATCTTCAATCTCGCCGATGCGGCCATCACCATCGGCGTCCTGATTATCCTTGCCCGATCCCTGTTTTCGCGCGAAAAGCCCGATGCAGCGGCCGAAACCGCCCCGATTGCCGATTAA
- the ileS gene encoding isoleucine--tRNA ligase, translating to MTEQRDYRSTVFLPKTDFPMKAGLPQKEPGILARWQAEKIYEKTRDARRGREKFVLHDGPPYANGDMHIGHALNHILKDMVVRTQTLLGKDAPYVPGWDCHGLPIEWKVEEEYRKKKKNKDEVPAEEFRAECRAYAQNWVNVQREQLKRLGVNGDWDNPYLTMDFQAEATIVGELLKFAENGMLYRGAKPVMWSPVEKTALAEAEVEYEDIVSTQIDVAFEIVESAIPELVGAHAVIWTTTPWTIPVNQALAYGPEVEYVLVEASKPPLAGVVADGSRTPLLDEGSDYRFVVAAALAEQFCARLDARLWVVHEKAAYTFKGSDLAGTVARHPMHALGGFFAEPRPLLAGDFVTTESGTGLVHMAPDHGEDDFELCKAHGINPKFVVEADGKYRADWLWLAGQGSVINPKFNAPDGPVCTDLREAGGLLAASADYKHSYPHSWRSKAKVIFRCTPQWFVPMDKVMTHISPKTPGENRWEGEGGAVNPAEEGLCDAPTLRQAALQAIADTRFVPDKGRNRIGAMVEGRPDWVLSRQRAWGVPITLFVDRKTGEYLVDEAVNDRIRAAILAKGVDGWSDAAAQELLGSDYDAEDYERVADILDVWFDSGSTHAFVMESGRWPDLLRPEGFTGPKADLYLEGSDQHRGWFQSSLLESCATRGHAPYKAVLTHGFTMDSKGLKMSKSLGNTISPLKVMETNGADIIRLWALSVDYTEDHRIGDEILKGVADQYRKLRNTLRYLLGALDGFDETERVLNGTEMPQLELYVLSMLGRLDATLREAVAAYDFNTYVRALLDFCNEDLSAFFFDIRKDCLYCDAVTDPKRRAYRTVLDILFHALVRYAAPVIVFTAEETWASRYPDAGSVHLLEWPEVPAVEADEAKWAELRVLREKVTEAIEPLRREKIIGSSLAAVVTVPADAPEADLAELFITGTVTRGQGDGVSVTPSSDHKCGRCWRHLPEVTEDGALCDRCDDVVGELETEA from the coding sequence ATGACCGAACAGCGCGACTATCGTAGCACCGTCTTCCTGCCGAAGACCGATTTCCCCATGAAGGCCGGGCTCCCGCAGAAGGAGCCAGGCATTCTTGCGCGCTGGCAGGCCGAGAAGATTTACGAGAAGACCCGCGACGCCCGCCGTGGCCGCGAGAAGTTCGTGCTGCATGACGGCCCGCCCTACGCCAACGGCGACATGCACATCGGCCATGCGCTGAACCACATCCTCAAGGACATGGTCGTCCGCACCCAGACCCTGCTGGGCAAGGATGCGCCGTACGTGCCCGGCTGGGACTGCCACGGCCTGCCCATCGAGTGGAAGGTCGAGGAAGAATACCGCAAGAAGAAGAAGAACAAGGACGAGGTTCCCGCGGAGGAATTCCGCGCCGAATGCCGCGCCTACGCCCAGAACTGGGTGAACGTGCAGCGCGAGCAGCTGAAGCGCCTCGGCGTCAACGGTGACTGGGACAACCCGTACCTGACGATGGATTTCCAGGCCGAGGCCACCATCGTCGGCGAACTGCTCAAGTTCGCGGAGAACGGCATGCTCTATCGCGGCGCCAAACCGGTGATGTGGAGCCCCGTCGAAAAGACCGCACTGGCCGAGGCCGAAGTCGAGTACGAGGACATCGTCTCGACCCAGATCGACGTGGCGTTCGAGATCGTTGAATCGGCTATCCCGGAACTGGTCGGCGCCCATGCGGTGATCTGGACGACGACGCCGTGGACGATCCCGGTGAACCAGGCTTTGGCTTACGGGCCGGAAGTTGAGTATGTGCTGGTCGAAGCCAGCAAGCCACCTCTCGCAGGGGTTGTTGCCGATGGTTCTCGGACACCACTGCTAGATGAAGGCAGCGATTATCGCTTTGTAGTCGCTGCTGCTCTAGCCGAGCAATTCTGTGCTCGGTTGGATGCCCGGCTCTGGGTTGTTCACGAAAAAGCGGCGTATACCTTCAAAGGCTCCGACCTCGCGGGCACCGTCGCCCGTCACCCGATGCATGCCCTCGGCGGCTTCTTCGCCGAGCCGCGTCCGCTGCTCGCAGGCGATTTCGTCACCACCGAAAGCGGTACCGGCCTCGTCCACATGGCGCCCGACCATGGCGAGGACGACTTCGAGCTGTGCAAGGCCCACGGCATCAACCCCAAGTTCGTGGTCGAAGCCGACGGCAAGTACCGCGCCGACTGGCTATGGCTGGCGGGGCAGGGCTCGGTCATCAACCCGAAGTTCAATGCGCCCGACGGCCCGGTCTGCACGGACCTGCGCGAAGCAGGCGGACTGCTCGCGGCTTCGGCGGACTACAAGCACTCCTACCCGCACTCGTGGCGCTCCAAGGCCAAGGTGATCTTCCGCTGCACTCCGCAGTGGTTCGTGCCGATGGACAAGGTGATGACGCACATCTCGCCCAAGACCCCCGGCGAGAACCGCTGGGAAGGCGAGGGCGGCGCGGTGAACCCGGCGGAAGAGGGTCTGTGCGACGCGCCGACGCTGCGTCAGGCGGCGCTGCAGGCCATCGCCGACACCCGCTTCGTGCCCGACAAGGGCCGCAATCGCATCGGCGCGATGGTGGAAGGGCGCCCGGATTGGGTGCTCTCGCGCCAGCGTGCGTGGGGCGTGCCGATCACGCTGTTCGTGGATCGCAAGACCGGCGAATACCTCGTCGATGAGGCCGTAAATGACCGGATTCGTGCGGCGATCCTGGCGAAGGGCGTCGATGGCTGGTCGGATGCGGCGGCGCAGGAACTGCTGGGTTCCGACTACGACGCCGAGGATTACGAGCGGGTCGCCGATATTCTCGACGTCTGGTTCGATTCGGGTTCGACCCATGCTTTCGTAATGGAATCAGGGCGTTGGCCCGATCTGCTGCGGCCTGAGGGCTTCACTGGGCCGAAGGCGGACCTGTATCTGGAAGGTTCGGACCAGCATCGCGGGTGGTTCCAGTCCTCGTTGCTGGAGAGCTGCGCGACGCGTGGACATGCGCCTTACAAGGCGGTCCTGACCCATGGTTTCACCATGGATTCCAAGGGCTTGAAGATGTCGAAGTCGCTCGGCAACACGATCAGCCCGCTCAAGGTGATGGAGACCAACGGGGCCGACATCATCCGTCTCTGGGCGCTTTCGGTCGACTATACCGAGGATCACCGCATCGGTGACGAAATCCTCAAGGGTGTCGCCGACCAGTACCGCAAGCTGCGGAATACATTGCGTTATCTGCTCGGCGCGCTGGACGGGTTCGATGAAACCGAGCGTGTACTGAACGGCACCGAGATGCCACAGCTGGAGCTCTACGTGCTCTCTATGCTGGGCAGGCTGGACGCGACGCTGCGCGAGGCCGTGGCGGCCTACGATTTCAACACGTATGTCCGCGCGCTGCTCGATTTCTGCAACGAAGACCTCTCGGCCTTCTTCTTCGACATCCGCAAGGACTGCCTCTACTGCGACGCGGTGACCGACCCGAAGCGCCGTGCCTACCGCACCGTGCTCGACATCCTGTTCCACGCGCTCGTCCGCTACGCCGCGCCGGTGATCGTCTTCACCGCCGAGGAAACCTGGGCGAGCCGCTACCCCGATGCGGGCAGCGTCCACCTGCTCGAATGGCCGGAAGTTCCCGCCGTCGAGGCCGACGAGGCGAAGTGGGCGGAACTGCGCGTGCTGCGCGAGAAGGTGACCGAGGCGATCGAGCCGCTGCGCCGCGAGAAGATCATCGGCTCCAGCCTCGCCGCCGTGGTCACCGTGCCGGCAGACGCGCCGGAGGCGGATCTGGCGGAGCTGTTCATCACCGGGACAGTCACGCGCGGGCAGGGCGATGGCGTGAGCGTCACCCCCTCCTCCGACCACAAGTGCGGCCGCTGCTGGCGTCACCTCCCCGAAGTGACCGAGGACGGCGCCCTGTGCGACCGCTGCGACGACGTCGTCGGCGAATTGGAGACCGAGGCGTGA